One window of the Cohnella hashimotonis genome contains the following:
- a CDS encoding stalk domain-containing protein yields MSESKFNILRAARVVCIPMLAGTLVVASFAGTGLAPFAQLQPGVASAATAAVTYKLVKSAEAIVTSGVKQINYSWVPSDTKKSTVLVHVMQIDLTNPYVQMNAMSGKAGSVTTGQSVGAMTKATGAVAGVNGDVFQTGTTSEGAPLGAELVSGQLIVAPTQLQGMYAFALTKDKTPIIDQFAFSGSVQAANGAQFKLSGLNNSSYTTYPDKTASHVNALYIYTSAWTAANRPSNSGTTPMEALVVDGTVTEIGDGVQILTPIPANGYILRGHKGKDSGNFILNNLPVGAKVTSAYNLVSQTSGKTYSESDFQMIVSGHTLLMDGGKASAFSRDVSGVSGSSNTARTAVGYAKDGKTAYLVTVEKYGTSNGATLADFQKILTSLGVWKAVNLDGGGSTTMITRPLGETATTLAHSTTYGTTQRAVADGIGVFTIAPAGETKGITVSGAKTLFIGQQATYSLKAYDTYYNPVDPGGLTASWSVSGGLGSFASGVLTASKAGTGELTVKSGAASDKASIEVIGGSQINQLKASPNTTVLQQGAKITVKLTATLADGRTLEVPADSVKWEFKGFTAAASGGVITIGAVGAETKTGYAIARYDGFSTAFALSAGAEKSFETFENAAYPVTFDQLPAETTGTAAIVTGLPGRETSKALQLTYDFTAGTGDRFAYALPNGSAGLAITGSPSALTLDVYGDGSNNWLRAEFKDKDGKLARLDIAKVTDWIGWKQIRVDLSGSGITYPATLTRLYVVDLAEGQDERATTGAVAFDNLSLQYPSAVDDGAQSNIVLQLGQKSATVDGKNVALDIAPLLLNGTTYLPLRFVSDALGADIGWDQAAQKATVTGGGKLVELWVGKPDLLNTGVRATAAATPILRSGRVLVPVRVVSTELGRKVGWDQKTKTITIR; encoded by the coding sequence GCCTTCCGATACGAAAAAGAGCACGGTGCTCGTCCACGTCATGCAGATCGATCTGACGAATCCGTACGTACAGATGAACGCCATGAGCGGCAAGGCCGGCAGCGTCACAACCGGTCAATCGGTCGGGGCCATGACGAAGGCGACCGGCGCGGTGGCGGGCGTGAACGGGGATGTGTTCCAGACGGGCACCACGAGTGAAGGCGCGCCGCTTGGAGCGGAGCTGGTGTCGGGACAGTTGATCGTCGCGCCGACGCAGCTGCAGGGAATGTATGCTTTTGCGCTGACGAAGGACAAGACGCCGATTATCGATCAGTTTGCGTTTTCGGGCAGCGTGCAGGCAGCCAATGGGGCGCAGTTCAAGTTGTCGGGACTTAATAACTCCTCCTATACGACGTATCCGGACAAGACCGCGAGCCACGTGAACGCGTTGTACATCTACACGAGCGCATGGACGGCTGCCAATCGCCCTTCCAACAGCGGCACGACGCCGATGGAGGCGCTGGTCGTGGACGGCACGGTGACGGAGATCGGCGACGGCGTGCAGATTCTGACGCCGATTCCGGCGAACGGCTACATTCTGCGCGGGCACAAGGGGAAGGACTCCGGCAACTTCATTCTCAACAATCTGCCGGTCGGCGCGAAGGTGACGAGCGCGTACAATCTGGTGTCGCAGACGAGCGGCAAGACGTACAGCGAGAGCGACTTCCAGATGATCGTGAGCGGGCACACGCTGCTGATGGATGGCGGCAAGGCTTCGGCGTTCAGCCGGGACGTCAGCGGCGTCAGCGGTTCGTCCAACACGGCCCGCACGGCAGTGGGGTATGCGAAGGACGGCAAGACGGCTTATCTTGTGACGGTTGAAAAGTATGGGACCAGCAACGGCGCTACGCTGGCTGATTTCCAGAAGATCCTGACATCGCTTGGCGTATGGAAAGCGGTCAATCTGGACGGCGGCGGATCGACGACGATGATCACGAGGCCGCTCGGCGAGACGGCGACGACGCTGGCGCACTCGACGACTTACGGCACGACACAGCGGGCTGTGGCTGACGGCATCGGGGTATTCACGATCGCGCCTGCAGGCGAGACCAAGGGCATTACGGTCAGCGGGGCGAAGACGCTGTTCATCGGCCAGCAGGCGACCTATTCGCTCAAGGCGTACGACACGTACTACAACCCGGTCGATCCGGGAGGCTTGACGGCCTCGTGGAGCGTGAGCGGCGGGCTCGGCAGCTTCGCAAGCGGCGTTTTGACGGCGTCCAAGGCGGGCACGGGCGAGCTGACGGTCAAGTCCGGCGCCGCGAGCGACAAGGCGAGCATCGAGGTGATCGGCGGCTCGCAGATCAATCAGCTCAAGGCGAGCCCCAATACGACCGTGCTTCAGCAGGGAGCGAAGATCACGGTCAAGCTGACGGCGACGCTCGCGGACGGCCGCACGCTCGAGGTGCCGGCGGACTCGGTGAAATGGGAGTTCAAGGGCTTCACGGCGGCTGCGAGCGGCGGCGTCATCACGATCGGCGCAGTCGGCGCAGAGACGAAGACCGGCTACGCGATCGCCAGATATGACGGCTTCTCGACGGCATTCGCGCTGAGCGCAGGGGCGGAGAAGAGCTTCGAGACGTTTGAAAACGCAGCTTACCCGGTGACGTTCGATCAGCTCCCGGCGGAGACGACAGGCACGGCCGCGATCGTCACGGGACTGCCGGGACGCGAGACGTCGAAGGCGCTGCAGCTGACCTACGACTTTACGGCCGGCACCGGAGACCGCTTCGCCTACGCGCTGCCGAACGGCAGCGCGGGCCTGGCGATCACGGGCAGCCCGAGCGCGCTGACGCTGGACGTCTACGGCGATGGCTCCAACAACTGGCTGCGCGCCGAGTTCAAGGACAAGGACGGCAAGCTGGCGCGCTTGGACATCGCCAAGGTGACCGACTGGATCGGCTGGAAGCAGATCCGCGTCGATCTGTCTGGCAGCGGCATCACTTATCCGGCGACGCTCACCAGGCTTTATGTCGTTGACCTGGCCGAGGGACAGGACGAGCGCGCGACGACGGGGGCGGTTGCTTTTGACAACCTGTCGCTCCAGTACCCGTCGGCCGTCGACGACGGCGCGCAGTCGAATATCGTGCTCCAGCTGGGTCAAAAGTCCGCTACGGTAGACGGCAAGAACGTGGCGCTCGACATCGCGCCGCTGCTGCTGAACGGGACGACGTATCTGCCGCTGCGGTTCGTGTCCGACGCGCTTGGCGCGGATATCGGCTGGGACCAGGCGGCGCAGAAGGCGACCGTCACGGGAGGCGGCAAGCTCGTCGAGCTGTGGGTAGGCAAGCCGGACCTGCTCAATACGGGCGTCCGCGCGACGGCCGCTGCGACCCCGATCCTGCGAAGCGGCAGAGTGCTCGTGCCGGTGCGCGTCGTTTCCACGGAGCTCGGGCGCAAGGTCGGGTGGGACCAGAAGACCAAGACGATTACAATTCGCTAA
- a CDS encoding response regulator, which yields MESKNSNIASGRKIQVLLADDHQLFREGLKRILNMEPDLEVIGECGDGIQVLEFCNRQKPDVVLLDINMPTENGVIATEKLRDIFPEIKVIILSIHDDESYVFETLRKGATGYLLKDMEAESLVDAIRTVANGHAYIHPKVTGKLINQLRRMTYLDEIGAASGAAASRETITKFVPRGNNPLTRREAEVLRLMAEGKSNKNIGESLFISEKTVKNHVSSILQKMEVDDRTQAVINSIKFGWVTL from the coding sequence ATGGAGAGTAAGAATTCGAACATCGCCTCGGGCCGCAAGATTCAAGTCCTCCTTGCCGACGACCACCAACTGTTCCGCGAGGGACTGAAGCGCATCTTGAACATGGAGCCCGACCTGGAGGTGATCGGCGAATGCGGAGACGGCATCCAGGTGCTGGAGTTCTGCAATCGGCAAAAACCGGACGTCGTGCTGCTGGATATTAACATGCCGACCGAGAACGGCGTGATCGCCACGGAGAAGCTTCGCGACATTTTCCCCGAGATCAAGGTCATCATCCTGTCCATCCACGACGACGAGAGCTATGTGTTCGAGACGCTGCGGAAGGGCGCTACCGGCTACCTGCTCAAGGACATGGAGGCCGAGTCGCTCGTTGACGCGATCCGCACGGTCGCCAACGGCCATGCCTATATCCACCCGAAGGTCACCGGCAAGCTCATCAACCAGCTGCGCCGCATGACGTATCTGGACGAGATCGGCGCCGCCTCGGGTGCCGCCGCAAGCCGCGAGACGATCACGAAGTTCGTGCCGCGGGGCAACAATCCGCTCACGCGCCGCGAAGCCGAAGTGCTGCGCCTCATGGCGGAGGGCAAGAGCAACAAGAACATCGGCGAGAGCCTGTTCATCAGCGAAAAGACGGTCAAGAACCACGTCAGCAGCATCCTGCAGAAGATGGAAGTCGACGACCGCACGCAAGCCGTCATTAACTCGATCAAGTTCGGCTGGGTGACGCTGTAA
- a CDS encoding helicase-related protein has translation MRAIVYAVRMTTGWQARYTVDWETDMAYWLDAKYRECLVKAWGQEVGGGFAVGRETASMIVKMKRSLPLGDAEVGCSKIQAKLGGKGETLDAGAVERILLRVFGGAEAARTIYSSHVGVPLPPGIGSGCELLLPVPAGELGRGAEARLQALRLRVIAPLFQGRSLLQAEAVALLAEHAPGVTLGAGLAALAQLGALIGALRLGAAVADGAPRGAARQSGRLRCRRCGSGEAAMRRSACAACGSGACAVCEACLALGRSRACGLLVRGPAPAASPLGLGLAGAAGPAAADICARWGLSPAQRVASEQAVRFLLGGREPGAEAEPGQSTFGPTAPRAGRSIFRFRRRSAALSGSEQTPPPEDPMAIQPRSFLLWAVTGAGKTEMIFPLLDAVLSAGGRALLATPRRDVVLELAPRLAKAFPARSIAVLYGGSGERWQQAELTLATTHQLMRFGQAFDLVLIDELDAFPYHGDPMLHHAAAAARKPDGSTVLLSATPPPALRRAVRFGRLPCARVPVRYHRHPLPMPRIMCMPPLHRWSVEAAAASSEKRPDLRQRLAGRQAAALFACIASSLARGAQVFVFVPYIKQIDSLVALFRRQAPVWGISPAFIDGTSSQDDGRRDKVVAFRERELRLLVTTTILERGVTVPRSDVFILDAHAKLFDEAALVQMAGRAGRSADDPAGRVFFYAAHRTQALTGAIRQVAAMNRLALRGGYLLEQGSNR, from the coding sequence ATGAGGGCAATTGTGTATGCGGTGCGAATGACGACGGGATGGCAGGCTAGGTACACGGTGGATTGGGAGACGGACATGGCCTATTGGCTGGATGCTAAATATCGTGAGTGCCTGGTGAAGGCATGGGGGCAGGAGGTTGGAGGCGGATTCGCTGTAGGGCGAGAGACGGCAAGCATGATTGTCAAAATGAAGCGCTCGCTTCCCTTAGGCGATGCCGAGGTTGGATGCAGCAAGATCCAAGCGAAGCTTGGCGGAAAAGGAGAGACGCTTGATGCAGGTGCCGTGGAGCGTATATTGTTGCGCGTGTTTGGCGGGGCTGAAGCTGCCCGCACGATTTATAGTTCGCACGTAGGCGTACCATTGCCGCCAGGTATAGGTTCTGGCTGCGAGTTGCTATTGCCCGTACCGGCCGGGGAATTGGGGCGCGGCGCCGAGGCGAGGCTTCAAGCGCTGCGGCTGCGGGTGATTGCGCCGCTGTTTCAGGGGCGCTCGCTGCTGCAGGCGGAAGCGGTGGCGCTGCTTGCCGAGCATGCGCCGGGGGTAACTTTAGGCGCCGGGCTGGCGGCGCTGGCGCAGCTGGGCGCCCTGATAGGCGCGCTGCGGCTCGGCGCGGCGGTCGCAGACGGCGCGCCGCGAGGCGCCGCGCGGCAGAGCGGGCGCCTGCGCTGCCGGCGGTGCGGCAGCGGCGAAGCGGCCATGCGGCGCTCGGCGTGCGCCGCTTGCGGGAGCGGCGCCTGCGCCGTCTGCGAGGCGTGCCTCGCGCTCGGCCGCAGCCGCGCGTGCGGGCTGCTCGTGCGCGGCCCGGCGCCCGCGGCTTCGCCGCTCGGTCTGGGCTTGGCCGGGGCGGCCGGCCCGGCCGCGGCGGACATATGCGCGCGTTGGGGGCTTAGCCCCGCGCAGCGGGTCGCGTCGGAGCAGGCGGTGCGCTTCCTGCTGGGCGGGCGCGAGCCGGGCGCCGAAGCGGAGCCCGGCCAGAGCACATTCGGCCCAACGGCTCCCCGCGCCGGCCGTTCTATATTTCGCTTCCGTCGCCGTTCTGCCGCTCTCTCCGGATCGGAGCAGACGCCGCCGCCGGAAGATCCGATGGCGATTCAGCCTCGCTCCTTCTTGTTATGGGCGGTCACCGGCGCCGGCAAGACCGAGATGATCTTCCCGCTGCTGGACGCAGTGCTGAGCGCGGGTGGCAGGGCTTTGCTGGCGACGCCTCGTAGAGACGTCGTGCTCGAGCTTGCGCCGCGGCTGGCCAAGGCGTTTCCGGCGCGCAGCATCGCCGTGCTCTATGGCGGCAGTGGCGAACGTTGGCAGCAGGCGGAGCTGACGCTGGCGACTACGCATCAGCTGATGCGCTTCGGCCAGGCGTTCGACCTCGTGCTGATTGACGAGCTCGATGCTTTTCCCTACCATGGCGACCCCATGCTTCACCATGCGGCTGCCGCAGCCCGGAAGCCCGACGGTTCCACCGTGCTTTTGAGCGCGACCCCGCCGCCGGCGCTGCGTCGGGCGGTCCGTTTTGGACGTTTGCCATGCGCGCGGGTTCCGGTTCGCTACCATAGGCATCCGCTGCCTATGCCAAGGATCATGTGCATGCCTCCGCTGCATCGTTGGAGTGTCGAGGCTGCAGCCGCATCTTCCGAGAAGCGCCCGGACCTTAGACAGCGTTTGGCGGGCAGGCAGGCTGCAGCGTTATTCGCTTGCATCGCCTCTTCGCTGGCACGCGGCGCCCAGGTTTTTGTGTTCGTTCCCTACATCAAGCAGATCGATTCGCTGGTGGCGCTGTTCCGCAGGCAGGCTCCAGTCTGGGGGATATCGCCGGCGTTCATCGACGGCACCTCCTCCCAGGACGATGGGCGCAGGGACAAAGTCGTGGCTTTCCGGGAGCGCGAGCTCCGTCTCCTCGTGACGACGACCATTCTCGAACGCGGCGTAACCGTGCCGCGCAGCGACGTCTTTATTCTCGACGCGCACGCCAAGCTGTTCGACGAAGCGGCGCTCGTCCAGATGGCGGGGCGCGCCGGCCGCTCCGCGGATGACCCGGCCGGCCGCGTATTCTTCTATGCCGCGCACCGGACCCAAGCATTGACCGGCGCGATCCGGCAGGTGGCTGCGATGAATCGTCTTGCGCTGCGCGGCGGATATTTGCTTGAGCAAGGTTCAAACCGATGA
- a CDS encoding sensor histidine kinase — MDYRVEQIDRVIQNAMRVMEDSKMQVFEICEAARRELVSLGKELENVLKETSTTIDKVDSLERDYKLSRIRLTEVSRDFVRFSEKDIKSAYEKATQLQLDLTVYREKENYLKARRDDLQSRVRNVELSIERAEMIGSQMNVVLDYFSGDLNQVTRILESAKNRQLIGLKIILAQEEERRRMAREIHDGPAQSLANLVLRTEIAERMLDTKDLELVRSELVDLKSQIRSGLGEIRKIIFNLRPMALDDLGLIPTLRKFVQDYEERTSIRSVFETSGREKRISTALEAAMFRLVQEAFNNAFKHAEASYMSLDITYLEETIRMVIKDNGKGFHTDLAEAQAKKNAKFGLMGMKERVDLLMGEIDIDSAIGQGTTITIQVPIKAEMRKELDINGE; from the coding sequence TTGGACTATCGGGTTGAACAGATTGACCGGGTTATACAGAACGCGATGCGCGTCATGGAAGACAGCAAGATGCAAGTATTCGAGATCTGTGAGGCTGCGAGACGCGAGCTTGTATCGCTGGGCAAGGAACTGGAGAACGTTCTGAAAGAGACCTCCACGACGATCGACAAGGTCGATTCTCTCGAGCGGGACTACAAGCTATCGCGCATCCGGCTCACCGAGGTGAGCAGGGATTTCGTACGTTTCTCGGAGAAAGACATCAAGTCCGCCTACGAAAAGGCAACTCAGCTTCAGCTGGATCTGACCGTGTATCGGGAAAAAGAGAACTATCTGAAGGCGCGCCGGGACGACCTGCAGAGCCGCGTTCGCAACGTGGAGCTGTCCATCGAGCGGGCGGAGATGATCGGCTCGCAGATGAACGTCGTGCTGGATTACTTCTCGGGTGATTTGAACCAGGTTACCCGCATTCTCGAATCCGCGAAGAACCGCCAGCTGATCGGTCTCAAGATCATTCTCGCCCAGGAAGAAGAGCGCAGGCGCATGGCCCGGGAGATTCACGACGGTCCCGCCCAATCGCTCGCGAATCTGGTGCTGCGGACCGAAATTGCCGAGAGAATGCTGGATACGAAGGATTTGGAGCTTGTGCGCAGCGAATTGGTCGATTTAAAATCGCAGATACGTTCCGGACTGGGGGAGATTCGCAAAATCATATTCAACCTTCGGCCGATGGCGCTGGACGATCTGGGTCTTATCCCTACGCTTCGCAAGTTCGTGCAGGACTACGAGGAGCGCACTTCCATCCGTTCCGTCTTCGAGACGAGCGGGCGGGAAAAGCGAATCTCGACCGCACTGGAAGCCGCGATGTTCAGGCTCGTGCAGGAGGCGTTCAACAATGCCTTCAAGCATGCCGAAGCATCGTACATGTCGCTCGATATCACCTATCTGGAAGAGACGATCCGGATGGTGATCAAGGACAACGGCAAAGGCTTCCATACCGATCTGGCGGAAGCGCAGGCGAAGAAGAATGCCAAGTTCGGACTCATGGGCATGAAGGAGCGCGTGGATCTGCTGATGGGAGAGATCGACATCGATTCGGCCATCGGGCAGGGCACCACGATTACGATTCAAGTACCTATCAAAGCCGAAATGCGGAAGGAGTTGGACATTAATGGAGAGTAA
- a CDS encoding ComF family protein, with protein sequence MIAAVMKFIYRLFQPVPSVCPCCGKEGRGVASAASVMPIRHPEARAALNALCASCRAKVPWILEIACPTCGRSERCGDCPRRAKLYFTSSRSAVRYEGDMKELLAAYKYQGAERLAPIMAAMLASAFERIASMHDRPFDLVTAVPLSDMRLAERGFNQAERMAAILAGWYGLPYANLLVRTRDSDKQSLKGRGARIRDMRGLFRAAARTDSATRKRILLVDDIYTTGSTMNECAHALLQAFPEAEIHGLAWARA encoded by the coding sequence ATGATCGCGGCGGTAATGAAGTTCATCTATCGTCTCTTTCAGCCGGTTCCTTCGGTTTGTCCGTGCTGCGGCAAGGAAGGCAGGGGCGTCGCCTCCGCTGCCTCGGTCATGCCCATTCGCCATCCTGAGGCGCGGGCGGCGCTGAACGCGCTTTGCGCCTCTTGCCGAGCCAAAGTGCCCTGGATCCTGGAAATCGCATGTCCGACCTGCGGCCGCTCGGAGCGGTGCGGCGATTGCCCGCGGCGAGCGAAGCTGTACTTTACGTCAAGCCGATCGGCCGTCCGCTACGAAGGCGATATGAAGGAACTGCTCGCAGCTTACAAATACCAGGGTGCCGAACGGCTCGCGCCAATTATGGCCGCCATGCTCGCATCTGCTTTCGAGAGAATCGCTTCTATGCACGATCGGCCGTTCGATCTGGTTACGGCCGTTCCGCTCTCTGACATGCGGCTGGCGGAGCGGGGATTTAACCAGGCCGAGCGAATGGCGGCTATTTTGGCCGGCTGGTACGGATTGCCGTACGCCAACCTGCTCGTCCGCACGCGCGATAGCGACAAGCAGAGCCTTAAGGGCCGTGGGGCGCGGATTCGGGACATGCGCGGACTGTTCCGCGCTGCTGCCCGGACGGATTCGGCGACGAGAAAGAGAATCCTCCTCGTCGACGACATCTATACGACCGGGAGCACGATGAACGAATGCGCGCATGCGCTGCTGCAGGCTTTTCCCGAGGCCGAGATTCATGGGCTCGCGTGGGCGAGAGCGTGA
- a CDS encoding flagellar protein produces the protein MALANCPRCGKLFNRQFRTICDECHAGIERDYETCFKFLKDHKGVTINELSEATEVSVQQITKFIQEGRISKAVAPNLTYPCEMCGAAIRDGKICFNCQNKLKKGIAGSQIGRSEADSRNGFRILDRDDR, from the coding sequence GTGGCTTTAGCCAATTGTCCGCGCTGCGGCAAGCTGTTCAACCGTCAATTCCGCACGATCTGCGACGAATGCCATGCAGGGATCGAGAGAGATTACGAGACTTGCTTCAAGTTTCTCAAGGATCATAAGGGCGTGACGATAAACGAATTGTCCGAAGCGACGGAAGTTTCGGTGCAGCAGATCACCAAGTTCATCCAGGAGGGGCGGATATCCAAGGCGGTGGCGCCTAATCTGACCTATCCCTGCGAGATGTGCGGCGCGGCGATCCGGGACGGCAAGATCTGCTTCAACTGCCAGAACAAGCTGAAAAAAGGGATCGCGGGATCCCAGATTGGCCGGTCCGAAGCCGATTCCCGCAACGGATTCAGGATTCTCGACAGAGATGATCGGTAA
- a CDS encoding flagellar protein FlgN, with translation MESAFEAILEPLHGLADIYGQLIGLSMDKREAVLANRVDVVAAVTNKEARLLPQVGELEAKRTAAVQSYLTGLGLGGAKNIRMEQLIRLIPNAEAKRALDAVTVRLTQATDELRQLNEFNQQMIRTHLEYIHYSIDVIAGPSEDEATYHRSLQEQGFSRPSQFDTRA, from the coding sequence TTGGAATCAGCCTTCGAGGCGATATTGGAGCCGCTGCATGGCTTGGCGGACATCTACGGCCAACTGATCGGGCTAAGCATGGATAAGCGCGAGGCGGTGCTGGCCAACCGGGTCGACGTCGTGGCCGCCGTCACCAACAAGGAGGCCAGGCTGCTGCCGCAGGTCGGAGAGCTTGAGGCCAAGCGCACCGCTGCCGTGCAGAGCTACCTGACCGGTCTTGGGCTCGGCGGAGCCAAGAACATCCGTATGGAGCAGCTGATCCGGCTCATTCCCAACGCAGAGGCCAAGCGCGCGCTCGACGCCGTCACGGTTCGCCTGACGCAGGCGACGGACGAGCTGCGCCAGCTTAACGAATTCAACCAGCAGATGATCCGGACCCATCTGGAATATATCCACTACTCGATCGATGTCATAGCAGGCCCCAGCGAGGACGAGGCGACATATCACCGTTCCCTGCAGGAGCAAGGCTTCTCGCGGCCCAGCCAATTCGACACACGTGCATAA
- the flgM gene encoding flagellar biosynthesis anti-sigma factor FlgM has translation MKINETQRIANIRSVYGSNNDNAVNNKTAAKKKDNVSISPEALELLQSQQSNDADKAKKIEELKSAVSSGTYHVEAGKIADKLLPFIL, from the coding sequence TTGAAAATCAACGAGACACAGCGAATAGCCAATATAAGAAGCGTATATGGCAGCAACAACGACAACGCCGTGAACAACAAGACTGCAGCGAAGAAGAAGGATAACGTATCCATATCGCCGGAGGCGCTTGAGTTGCTCCAATCGCAGCAGTCGAACGATGCCGACAAGGCCAAGAAGATCGAGGAACTCAAGAGCGCCGTATCGTCCGGCACCTATCACGTCGAGGCCGGCAAGATCGCCGACAAGCTGCTGCCCTTTATCCTCTAA